From Halorubrum salinarum, the proteins below share one genomic window:
- a CDS encoding CehA/McbA family metallohydrolase, whose protein sequence is MSSVTVSIDPHVHSEGSYDGHEPVELILEHAAEIGLDAVVITDHDVIRESKRAAEIAHEYGLIGIPGVEVSTAHGHLLAVGVDRMPPRGRPYAETVRWVRDRGGVAIVPHPFQRSRHGVRQRNIPTPGPADEATATPGPANEAEGEAVESAAPEPTPNGGATPEPATATEVDAIEVFNAWLFTGYRNRRARRFAAEHGYPGVAASDAHHLQYVGRAYTDLTIEGAGSVREVTADDVLAAIRRGTTTVEGRRAPIRMAAKHYVGAAGRRSAYYARTGAARGARATKRTAVDGAVAAKVAALQSAHRTRRLLSWFA, encoded by the coding sequence GTGTCCAGCGTCACCGTCAGCATCGACCCGCACGTCCACTCGGAGGGGAGCTACGACGGCCACGAGCCCGTCGAGCTAATCTTGGAACACGCGGCAGAGATCGGCCTCGACGCGGTCGTCATCACCGACCACGACGTGATCCGGGAGTCGAAGCGCGCGGCCGAGATCGCCCACGAGTACGGGCTGATCGGGATCCCCGGCGTGGAGGTGTCGACCGCGCACGGCCACCTGCTCGCGGTCGGCGTCGACCGGATGCCGCCCCGCGGGCGCCCCTACGCCGAGACGGTCCGCTGGGTCCGCGATCGCGGCGGCGTCGCGATCGTTCCCCATCCGTTCCAGCGCTCGCGCCACGGCGTCCGCCAGCGCAACATCCCGACCCCCGGCCCGGCCGACGAGGCGACGGCGACCCCTGGCCCGGCCAATGAGGCTGAGGGCGAGGCGGTCGAATCGGCGGCGCCCGAACCGACGCCGAACGGCGGGGCGACCCCCGAACCGGCGACGGCCACCGAGGTCGACGCCATCGAGGTGTTCAACGCGTGGCTGTTCACCGGGTACCGGAACCGCCGCGCGCGGCGGTTCGCGGCGGAACACGGCTACCCCGGCGTGGCCGCGAGTGACGCGCACCACCTCCAGTACGTCGGCCGGGCGTACACCGACCTGACGATCGAGGGCGCCGGATCGGTCCGCGAGGTCACCGCCGACGACGTGCTGGCGGCGATCCGCCGCGGCACGACGACCGTCGAGGGACGGCGCGCGCCGATCCGGATGGCGGCGAAACACTACGTCGGCGCGGCCGGGCGCCGGTCGGCCTACTACGCGCGGACCGGCGCCGCGCGGGGCGCGCGGGCCACCAAGCGGACCGCGGTCGACGGCGCCGTCGCCGCGAAGGTGGCCGCGCTCCAGTCGGCCCACCGCACCCGGCGACTCCTCTCCTGGTTCGCCTGA
- a CDS encoding DUF7139 domain-containing protein, translating into MSEADAENVLIEYYRRYVGDPDRTIDVYAGFGLFSAGIALGVIGVVVFLYSATLDPTALSTYAVREVAAVAAAAGLPALLFGIVVLLPVDRRMLYLAGVGVAITLVGTAAFTWAYPRNWNVVANPDYSAQIVAGYTLGLVAVIGATGGALVAHRVERAAGGAVGSGASEAGSGAADAGGGSGSDAAGGDGEAVTEESVRADIERELEDAELTWGGVERSETRRLELNTSAVDDADVDAEKLAGSATETRTTSGAVNDAVSELKGLQGGDVKTDSGQGTDDQAAKLRELREQQRKDAEEAAEDESVVDKIKGLFG; encoded by the coding sequence ATGAGCGAAGCGGACGCAGAGAACGTCCTCATCGAGTACTACCGCCGATACGTCGGCGACCCGGACCGGACGATCGACGTGTACGCGGGGTTCGGGCTGTTCTCCGCCGGAATCGCCCTCGGGGTGATCGGGGTCGTCGTGTTCCTCTACAGCGCGACGCTCGACCCGACCGCGCTCTCGACGTACGCGGTCCGCGAGGTCGCGGCCGTCGCCGCCGCGGCCGGGCTCCCCGCCCTGCTGTTCGGCATCGTCGTCCTCCTCCCGGTCGACCGCCGAATGCTGTACCTCGCGGGCGTCGGCGTCGCGATCACCCTCGTCGGCACCGCCGCGTTCACCTGGGCGTACCCGCGCAATTGGAACGTCGTCGCCAACCCCGACTACAGCGCGCAGATCGTCGCGGGCTACACCCTCGGGCTGGTCGCGGTCATCGGCGCGACGGGCGGCGCCTTGGTCGCCCACCGCGTCGAGCGCGCCGCGGGCGGCGCGGTCGGGAGCGGCGCGTCCGAGGCCGGGAGCGGCGCCGCGGACGCGGGCGGCGGGTCGGGGTCGGACGCGGCCGGCGGCGACGGCGAGGCCGTCACCGAGGAGTCGGTCCGCGCCGACATCGAGCGCGAGCTGGAAGACGCGGAGCTGACGTGGGGCGGCGTCGAGCGCTCCGAGACGCGCCGGCTCGAACTGAACACCAGCGCGGTCGACGACGCGGACGTCGACGCCGAGAAGCTGGCGGGCTCCGCGACCGAGACGCGGACGACCTCCGGCGCGGTCAACGACGCGGTCTCGGAGCTGAAGGGGCTCCAGGGCGGCGACGTGAAGACCGACAGCGGCCAGGGGACCGACGACCAGGCCGCGAAGCTCCGCGAGCTGCGCGAACAGCAGCGGAAGGATGCCGAGGAGGCCGCCGAGGACGAATCGGTCGTCGACAAGATCAAGGGGCTGTTCGGCTGA